The following are encoded in a window of Mycobacterium sp. ELW1 genomic DNA:
- a CDS encoding OB-fold nucleic acid binding domain-containing protein: protein MTTSQSSPVQIDAHQKPLSAPLKLSFDYTRSVGPLLGQFFTALRERRILGVRGSDGRVLVPPAEYDPVTYAPLTEVVPVASVGTVESWTWQSHPLEGQPLDKPFAWALIKLDGADTALLHAVAADSPDAISTGARVHAHWIDEPVGAITDIAYFALGDTEESVEPSSDDREPVTILVSPSSIEIQHTASLPESAFLRGLEDGKLLGARTGSDGKVYFPPKEADPATGLELDNFVELPDKGTVTTFAIINIPFAGQRIKPPYVAAYVLLDGADIPFLHLIQEIEVADVRMGMRVQAVWKPREEWGLGIDNIEYFKPTGEPDAEYDTYKHHL, encoded by the coding sequence GTGACCACCAGCCAAAGCAGCCCGGTGCAGATCGACGCGCATCAGAAGCCCCTTTCGGCACCGCTGAAGCTGTCATTCGACTACACCCGTTCAGTCGGACCACTCCTCGGCCAGTTCTTCACCGCTTTGCGTGAGCGACGCATCCTCGGTGTCCGCGGTTCGGACGGGCGAGTGCTCGTACCACCCGCTGAGTATGACCCCGTGACCTACGCGCCGTTGACGGAGGTGGTACCGGTCGCCAGTGTCGGGACCGTCGAGTCGTGGACCTGGCAGTCCCACCCGCTGGAGGGCCAGCCGCTGGACAAGCCGTTCGCCTGGGCGCTGATCAAGCTCGACGGCGCGGACACCGCCCTGCTGCACGCGGTCGCCGCGGATTCGCCCGACGCGATCAGCACGGGCGCGCGGGTGCATGCGCACTGGATCGACGAGCCCGTCGGCGCGATCACCGATATCGCGTACTTCGCGCTCGGTGACACCGAAGAATCCGTGGAGCCGTCCTCGGACGACCGCGAGCCGGTGACCATCCTGGTGTCGCCGAGCAGCATCGAAATCCAGCACACCGCATCGCTTCCGGAGAGCGCCTTTCTGCGCGGACTGGAAGACGGCAAGCTGCTGGGCGCCCGTACCGGCAGCGACGGCAAGGTGTACTTCCCGCCGAAGGAAGCCGATCCGGCCACCGGCCTCGAGCTGGACAACTTCGTTGAGCTGCCGGACAAGGGCACGGTGACGACGTTCGCCATCATCAACATCCCGTTCGCCGGGCAGCGCATCAAGCCGCCGTATGTCGCGGCCTACGTGTTGCTCGACGGCGCCGACATCCCGTTCCTGCACCTGATTCAGGAGATCGAGGTCGCTGACGTGCGGATGGGCATGCGGGTTCAGGCGGTGTGGAAGCCCCGCGAGGAGTGGGGTCTGGGCATCGACAACATCGAGTACTTCAAACCGACCGGCGAACCCGACGCCGAATACGACACCTACAAGCACCACCTCTAA
- a CDS encoding crotonase/enoyl-CoA hydratase family protein: MSESEKSPDALIEQRGHTLIVTLNRPEARNALSTEMLSIMVEAWDRVDNDPEIRTCILTGAGGYFCAGMDLKGATKAPPGDSFKSGAFDPTKIEGLLKGRRLTKPLIAAVEGPAIAGGTEILQGTDIRVAGESAKFGISEAKWSLYPMGGSAVRLPRQIPYTIACDLLLTGRHITAAEALSYGLIGYVVPDGTALDKALEIAEVINNNGPLAVQAILKTIREAEGMHELDAFKPDTANGIPVFLSDDAKEGPLAFKEKRAPQFKMR; the protein is encoded by the coding sequence GTGAGCGAGTCCGAAAAAAGCCCCGACGCCCTCATTGAGCAGCGCGGACACACTCTCATCGTCACGCTGAACCGGCCCGAGGCCCGCAACGCACTTTCCACCGAGATGCTCTCGATCATGGTGGAGGCTTGGGACCGCGTCGACAACGATCCGGAGATCCGCACCTGCATCCTGACGGGCGCCGGCGGCTACTTCTGCGCGGGCATGGACCTCAAGGGCGCGACCAAGGCGCCTCCCGGCGACTCGTTCAAGAGCGGCGCCTTCGATCCGACGAAGATCGAGGGTCTGCTGAAGGGGCGCAGGCTCACCAAGCCGCTGATCGCGGCCGTCGAAGGCCCAGCCATCGCGGGCGGCACCGAGATCCTGCAGGGCACCGACATCCGGGTGGCCGGCGAGAGTGCGAAGTTCGGTATCTCCGAGGCCAAGTGGAGCCTGTACCCGATGGGTGGCTCGGCCGTGCGCCTGCCGCGGCAGATCCCGTACACCATCGCCTGCGACCTGCTGTTGACCGGCAGGCACATCACTGCAGCGGAGGCGCTGTCCTACGGGCTGATCGGGTACGTGGTGCCCGACGGCACGGCGCTGGACAAGGCGCTCGAGATCGCCGAAGTCATCAACAACAACGGCCCGCTCGCCGTGCAGGCGATCCTCAAGACCATCCGCGAGGCCGAAGGCATGCACGAACTCGATGCCTTCAAGCCCGACACCGCCAACGGCATCCCGGTATTCCTGTCCGACGACGCCAAGGAAGGCCCGCTGGCGTTCAAGGAGAAGCGGGCCCCGCAGTTCAAGATGCGCTAG
- a CDS encoding nuclear transport factor 2 family protein: MTVTDPNAAVHQAGRRSREAAMAHDKQAWLAVFADDAIVEDPIGPSHFDPEGKGHRGKEAIAKFYDMAIAPSTLTFNFEKTYQCGNEEANVGHIVIESSGYRVIAEGVFTYRVDDDGKIVALRAYWELDKAAASAQKI; encoded by the coding sequence GTGACGGTCACGGATCCGAACGCGGCGGTTCACCAGGCGGGACGGCGATCCCGTGAGGCGGCCATGGCTCATGACAAGCAGGCGTGGCTTGCGGTGTTCGCCGACGATGCGATCGTCGAAGATCCGATCGGACCATCGCATTTCGACCCCGAGGGCAAGGGACACCGCGGCAAGGAAGCGATCGCGAAGTTCTACGACATGGCGATCGCCCCCAGCACGCTGACGTTCAATTTCGAGAAGACGTATCAGTGCGGCAACGAGGAAGCCAACGTCGGCCACATCGTGATCGAGTCCAGCGGGTACCGGGTGATCGCCGAGGGCGTCTTCACCTATCGCGTCGACGACGACGGCAAGATCGTCGCGCTGCGGGCATATTGGGAGCTGGACAAAGCGGCCGCCAGCGCCCAGAAGATCTAG
- a CDS encoding acetoacetate decarboxylase family protein, producing the protein MSDSQHTIAGTVLTMPVRVRKADVHTAMFSVPADAAQRLVDYSGLKVCEFRPGRAVVNLMLARYIDGDLGKYNEFGTCVMVNPPGSNARGLKALGDAAAFIHHLPVDQSFTLEAGRTIWGFPKIMADFNVREANPFTFDVSENGSLIAGIEFHRGLPIPSLRPRTQVLKTYTFADGTTREVPWEMKNSGVRFRPGGATLRLGDHPYAKELATLGLPKRAMVSGSVAHVDMTFGDAHVLR; encoded by the coding sequence ATGTCTGATTCGCAGCACACGATCGCCGGCACGGTGCTCACCATGCCGGTGCGGGTTCGCAAGGCCGACGTCCACACGGCAATGTTCTCGGTTCCGGCCGATGCCGCGCAGCGACTTGTCGATTACAGCGGCCTGAAGGTCTGCGAATTCCGCCCGGGCCGCGCGGTGGTCAACCTGATGCTGGCCCGCTACATCGACGGAGACCTGGGCAAGTACAACGAGTTCGGAACTTGCGTGATGGTCAATCCGCCGGGCTCGAATGCCCGCGGGCTCAAGGCACTCGGCGACGCCGCGGCGTTCATCCACCACCTGCCGGTGGACCAGTCCTTCACTCTCGAGGCCGGCCGCACCATCTGGGGCTTCCCCAAGATCATGGCCGACTTCAACGTGCGCGAGGCCAATCCGTTCACTTTCGACGTCAGTGAGAACGGATCGCTGATCGCCGGAATCGAGTTCCACCGCGGCCTGCCGATCCCGTCGCTGCGCCCGCGCACCCAGGTGCTCAAGACGTACACGTTCGCCGACGGCACCACTCGCGAGGTGCCCTGGGAGATGAAGAATTCCGGCGTCCGCTTCCGCCCGGGCGGTGCCACACTGCGGCTCGGCGACCACCCGTACGCCAAAGAGCTGGCCACGCTGGGCCTGCCGAAGCGCGCGATGGTGTCGGGATCGGTCGCCCACGTCGACATGACGTTCGGCGACGCCCACGTGCTGCGCTGA
- a CDS encoding gamma carbonic anhydrase family protein: MPMYSFEGRSPRVDPTAFVAPTAVLIGDVTVEAGASVWFNTVLRGDYAPIVIREGANVQDGSVLHAPPGIPVDIGPGATVAHMCTIHGVHVGAEALIANHCTVLDGAVIGARSMIAAHSLVVGGTHIPDEVLVTGSPAKVKGPIAGTRAEVWVNINPKAYQDLAQRYLTGFHEV; the protein is encoded by the coding sequence ATGCCGATGTATTCGTTCGAAGGGCGTTCACCGCGGGTGGATCCGACTGCATTCGTCGCGCCCACCGCGGTGCTCATCGGGGACGTGACCGTGGAGGCCGGCGCATCGGTGTGGTTCAACACGGTTCTGCGGGGGGACTACGCGCCGATCGTGATCCGGGAGGGCGCCAACGTGCAGGACGGCTCGGTGCTGCACGCCCCACCGGGCATCCCGGTGGACATCGGTCCCGGGGCGACGGTTGCGCACATGTGCACCATCCACGGAGTGCACGTCGGGGCCGAGGCGCTGATCGCCAATCACTGCACGGTCCTCGACGGTGCGGTGATCGGGGCCCGCAGCATGATCGCTGCGCATTCACTGGTGGTCGGCGGCACCCACATCCCGGACGAGGTACTGGTCACCGGATCACCGGCGAAGGTCAAGGGTCCGATCGCCGGAACTAGGGCCGAGGTCTGGGTGAACATCAACCCCAAGGCGTACCAGGATCTGGCGCAGCGCTATCTGACGGGCTTCCACGAAGTCTGA
- a CDS encoding thiolase domain-containing protein: MTFRDVAVVGFAHAPHVRRTNGTTNGVEMLMPCFKSLYGELGLKQTDIGFWCSGSSDYLAGRAFSFISAIDSIGAVPPINESHVEMDAAWALYEAYIKILTGEVETALVYGFGKSSAGTLRRVLALQTDPYTVAPLWPDSVSMAGLQARFGLDSGKWTEEQMAQVALDALAVGRTDSEKPAASIDELLSRPYFADPLRRHDIAPITDGASAIVLAAGDRARELRENPAWITGFEHRIETPVLGARDLTTSPSTAASAKAATGGDTSSIEIAEIYAPFSHQQLILTEAIGLPESTKVNPSGGALAANPMFSAGLERIGFAAQHIFDGSAGRVLAHATSGPALQQNLVAVLEGK, encoded by the coding sequence ATGACTTTTCGCGATGTAGCGGTCGTCGGCTTCGCGCATGCTCCGCATGTCCGGCGTACCAACGGCACCACCAACGGCGTCGAGATGCTGATGCCGTGCTTCAAATCGCTCTACGGCGAGCTGGGCTTGAAGCAGACCGACATCGGCTTCTGGTGCTCCGGTTCCTCGGATTACCTTGCCGGCCGCGCGTTTTCGTTCATCTCGGCGATCGACTCGATCGGCGCCGTGCCGCCGATCAACGAATCACACGTCGAGATGGACGCGGCCTGGGCGCTGTACGAGGCGTACATCAAGATCCTGACCGGCGAGGTCGAGACCGCGCTGGTGTACGGCTTCGGCAAGTCCTCGGCGGGCACGCTGCGCCGAGTCCTGGCTCTGCAGACCGACCCGTACACCGTCGCGCCACTGTGGCCCGATTCGGTGTCGATGGCCGGCCTGCAGGCCCGGTTCGGCCTGGACTCCGGCAAGTGGACCGAAGAGCAGATGGCTCAGGTCGCGCTGGACGCGCTGGCAGTCGGACGTACCGATTCCGAGAAGCCGGCCGCTAGCATCGATGAGCTGCTGTCCCGGCCGTACTTCGCAGATCCGTTGCGGCGCCATGACATCGCTCCGATCACCGACGGAGCGTCGGCCATCGTGCTGGCGGCCGGCGATCGGGCCCGCGAGCTGCGGGAAAACCCGGCCTGGATCACCGGTTTCGAGCATCGCATCGAAACGCCGGTGCTCGGCGCGCGCGACCTGACCACGTCGCCGTCAACCGCCGCGTCGGCCAAGGCGGCCACCGGCGGAGACACCAGCTCCATCGAGATCGCGGAGATCTACGCCCCGTTCAGCCACCAGCAGCTGATCCTGACCGAAGCGATCGGCCTTCCGGAGTCGACGAAGGTCAACCCGTCGGGCGGCGCCCTGGCTGCCAACCCGATGTTCTCGGCCGGCCTCGAGCGGATCGGGTTCGCCGCCCAGCACATCTTCGATGGCTCGGCGGGTCGCGTCCTGGCCCATGCCACCAGCGGCCCTGCGCTGCAACAGAATCTGGTCGCCGTGCTGGAGGGGAAGTAG
- a CDS encoding TIGR03619 family F420-dependent LLM class oxidoreductase produces MQYTVSIAFSPLDQLIEIAKAAEDLGFDNIALPDSIFYFEKQSVDYPYTADGKRMFDENSPWVDPLILAGALGAVTSKLRFYTNVMKLGSRNPLLLARQVGSVANLTNNRFGFGVGIGWAPEEFEWCGVPYAKRGKRVDEMIDVIKLVLAGGMVEHHGEFYDFDRLQMSPAPSVPVPFYVGGHTDVALKRAVRIGDGWTSAMMTCDELAETISTLKKLLAEAGRADDPFEYQAVCIDKFGVDGHRDLVKAGVTDYIGIPWVFEGLPFDAPVDKKIDSMKRFAETYIHSGWQD; encoded by the coding sequence ATGCAGTACACGGTCAGCATCGCGTTCAGCCCGCTGGACCAGCTCATCGAAATCGCCAAGGCGGCAGAAGATCTCGGCTTCGACAACATCGCGCTGCCGGACTCGATCTTCTATTTCGAGAAGCAGTCCGTCGACTATCCCTACACCGCCGACGGCAAGCGGATGTTCGACGAGAACTCGCCCTGGGTCGATCCGCTGATCCTCGCGGGCGCATTGGGTGCGGTGACCTCGAAGCTGCGCTTCTACACCAACGTGATGAAGCTCGGTTCGCGAAACCCGCTGCTGCTGGCCCGCCAGGTCGGTTCCGTGGCGAACCTGACCAACAACCGATTCGGCTTCGGCGTGGGGATCGGTTGGGCGCCTGAGGAATTCGAGTGGTGCGGGGTACCGTACGCCAAGCGAGGCAAGCGCGTCGACGAGATGATCGACGTCATCAAGCTGGTACTCGCCGGCGGCATGGTCGAGCACCACGGCGAGTTCTACGACTTCGACCGGCTGCAGATGAGCCCGGCGCCGTCGGTGCCGGTGCCGTTCTACGTGGGCGGCCACACCGACGTGGCGCTCAAGCGTGCGGTCCGGATCGGCGACGGCTGGACCAGCGCGATGATGACCTGCGACGAGCTGGCCGAGACGATCTCCACGCTCAAGAAACTGCTGGCCGAGGCCGGTCGCGCCGACGACCCCTTCGAGTACCAGGCGGTCTGCATCGACAAGTTCGGCGTCGATGGTCACCGCGATCTGGTCAAGGCCGGCGTCACCGACTACATCGGGATTCCATGGGTGTTCGAGGGGTTGCCCTTCGACGCGCCGGTCGATAAGAAGATCGACTCGATGAAGCGGTTCGCCGAGACGTACATCCACTCCGGCTGGCAGGACTGA
- a CDS encoding LLM class F420-dependent oxidoreductase, whose translation MKLGLQLGYWSAQPPTNHAELVAVAEEAGFDTVFTAEAWGSDAFTPLAWWGRETTRMRLGTSVVQLSARTPTACAMASLTLDHLSGGRHILGLGVSGPQVVEGWYGQKFPKPLARTREYIDIIRQVWAREAPVTSAGPHYPLPLSGEGTTGLGKPLKPIVHPLRADIPIMLGAEGPKNVALAAEICDGWLPIFYSPRLAPMYNEWLDEGFARPGARRSREDFEICATAQVVVTDDRASIMDLIKPHLALYMGGMGAEDTNFHADVYRRMGYSEVVDEVTRLFRSDRKDDAAKAVPDELVDDSAIVGDIDYVRKQIVAWEAAGVTMMVIGARTPEQIHEAAALL comes from the coding sequence ATGAAGCTGGGTCTGCAACTCGGATACTGGAGCGCACAACCCCCGACGAACCATGCGGAGTTGGTGGCCGTGGCGGAGGAGGCCGGGTTCGACACCGTATTCACCGCGGAGGCGTGGGGCTCGGATGCGTTCACCCCGCTGGCGTGGTGGGGACGCGAAACCACCCGGATGCGGTTGGGCACCTCGGTGGTGCAACTGTCGGCGCGTACCCCGACCGCGTGTGCGATGGCGTCGCTGACGCTGGACCATCTTTCCGGGGGTCGCCACATCCTGGGGCTGGGTGTCTCCGGACCCCAGGTCGTCGAGGGCTGGTACGGGCAGAAGTTCCCGAAGCCGTTGGCGCGCACCCGTGAGTACATCGACATCATCCGGCAGGTCTGGGCGCGCGAAGCCCCGGTCACCAGCGCCGGCCCGCATTACCCGCTGCCGCTGTCCGGGGAGGGCACCACCGGGTTGGGTAAGCCGCTCAAGCCGATCGTGCATCCGCTGCGGGCCGACATCCCGATCATGCTCGGCGCCGAGGGCCCGAAGAACGTCGCGCTGGCCGCCGAGATCTGCGACGGGTGGCTGCCGATCTTCTACTCGCCGCGGCTGGCGCCGATGTACAACGAGTGGCTCGACGAAGGCTTCGCCCGTCCGGGCGCGCGCCGCAGCCGCGAGGACTTCGAGATCTGCGCGACCGCGCAGGTGGTCGTCACCGACGACCGGGCCTCGATCATGGACCTGATCAAGCCGCACCTGGCGCTCTACATGGGCGGAATGGGCGCGGAAGACACCAACTTCCACGCCGACGTCTACCGGCGGATGGGCTACTCCGAGGTCGTCGACGAGGTCACCCGACTGTTCCGTAGCGACCGCAAGGACGACGCGGCCAAGGCGGTTCCCGACGAACTCGTCGACGACTCGGCGATCGTCGGCGACATCGACTACGTGCGCAAACAGATCGTCGCGTGGGAGGCCGCCGGGGTGACGATGATGGTCATCGGCGCCCGGACTCCCGAGCAGATCCACGAGGCCGCAGCCCTGTTGTAG
- a CDS encoding thiolase domain-containing protein, whose amino-acid sequence MAKKLAAVLGTGQTKYVAKRKDVSMNGLVREAIDRALEDSGSTFDDIDAVVVGKAPDFFEGVMMPELFMADAVGATGKPLIRVHTAGSVGGSTAIVAASLVQSGKYKRVLTMAWEKQSESNAMWALSIPVPFTKPVGAGAGGYFAPHVRAYIRRSGAPLNIGAIVAVKDRHNGAKNPLAHLHQPDITVEKVMESPMLWDPIRYDETCPSSDGAAAMVIGDEEAADARVADGHPVAWVHATALRTEPLAYAGRDQVNPQASRDAAAALWKAAGITSPIDEIDVAEVYVPFSWYEPMWLESLGFAPEGGGWKLTEAGETAIGGKIPFNPSGGVLSSNPIGASGMIRFAESAIQVMGKAGAHQVEGARKALGHAYGGGAQYYSMWVVSSDKPAAK is encoded by the coding sequence ATGGCCAAGAAGCTCGCCGCAGTTCTCGGAACGGGACAGACGAAGTACGTCGCCAAGCGCAAAGACGTGTCGATGAACGGTCTGGTGCGCGAGGCGATCGACCGGGCGCTGGAGGACTCGGGGTCGACCTTCGACGACATCGACGCCGTCGTCGTGGGCAAGGCACCCGACTTCTTCGAGGGCGTGATGATGCCCGAGCTGTTCATGGCCGACGCCGTGGGCGCCACCGGCAAGCCGCTGATCCGGGTGCACACCGCGGGTTCGGTGGGCGGGTCGACGGCCATCGTCGCCGCCAGCTTGGTGCAATCGGGCAAGTACAAGCGCGTGCTCACCATGGCGTGGGAGAAGCAGTCCGAGTCGAATGCCATGTGGGCGTTGAGCATTCCGGTGCCGTTCACCAAGCCGGTGGGCGCCGGCGCGGGCGGCTACTTCGCACCGCACGTGCGCGCCTACATCCGTCGCTCCGGCGCGCCCCTGAACATCGGCGCGATAGTCGCGGTCAAAGACCGGCACAACGGCGCCAAAAACCCACTGGCGCATCTGCACCAGCCCGACATCACCGTCGAGAAGGTGATGGAGTCCCCGATGCTGTGGGATCCCATCCGCTACGACGAGACCTGCCCGTCCTCGGACGGCGCGGCGGCCATGGTGATCGGTGACGAGGAGGCCGCCGACGCCCGGGTCGCCGACGGACATCCCGTCGCCTGGGTGCATGCGACGGCGCTGCGCACCGAGCCGCTGGCTTACGCCGGCCGCGACCAGGTCAATCCGCAGGCCAGCCGTGATGCGGCGGCCGCACTGTGGAAGGCGGCGGGGATCACCAGCCCGATCGACGAGATCGACGTGGCCGAGGTCTACGTGCCCTTCTCCTGGTACGAGCCGATGTGGCTGGAGAGCCTGGGCTTCGCGCCGGAGGGCGGCGGCTGGAAGCTGACCGAGGCCGGCGAGACGGCGATCGGCGGCAAGATCCCGTTCAACCCCTCCGGCGGCGTGCTGAGCTCCAATCCCATTGGTGCGTCAGGCATGATCCGGTTCGCCGAGTCGGCGATCCAGGTGATGGGCAAGGCCGGCGCGCACCAGGTCGAAGGTGCACGCAAGGCGTTGGGCCATGCGTACGGCGGCGGCGCGCAGTACTACTCGATGTGGGTGGTCAGCTCGGATAAGCCAGCCGCGAAATGA
- a CDS encoding cutinase family protein → MLTTATLVTAPTGSPVASADEGCADVEVVFARGTFEPPGVGGIGQAFVDELRAQPQLAGKSVDVYAVNYPASVQFSTAADGVIDASNRVRDMASRCPNTKMVLGGYSQGAAVAGYVTADKIPDGYIPPDGITGPMAPEIAKHVSAVALFGKPSNGFLNSIDRTAPPITVGSLYAAKTIDQCVPEDPICSPTGGDNGAHQAYAANGMTAQAAGFAADKIAASMATAPKAPSAS, encoded by the coding sequence ATGCTGACCACCGCGACGCTGGTGACGGCGCCGACGGGCAGCCCAGTCGCCTCGGCCGACGAAGGTTGTGCCGACGTCGAGGTGGTCTTCGCCCGTGGCACCTTCGAACCGCCTGGTGTCGGCGGTATCGGGCAGGCGTTCGTCGACGAGTTGCGAGCTCAGCCGCAATTGGCGGGTAAGTCCGTCGACGTGTACGCGGTGAATTACCCTGCTTCAGTGCAGTTCTCGACTGCGGCCGATGGCGTGATCGACGCCAGTAACCGGGTCCGGGACATGGCGAGCAGGTGCCCGAACACCAAGATGGTGCTGGGCGGCTACTCGCAGGGTGCGGCGGTGGCCGGCTACGTCACCGCCGACAAGATCCCGGATGGCTACATCCCGCCCGACGGCATCACCGGACCGATGGCGCCGGAGATCGCCAAGCACGTCTCCGCCGTGGCACTGTTCGGCAAGCCGTCCAACGGGTTCTTGAACAGCATCGACAGGACCGCGCCGCCCATCACGGTGGGCAGCCTCTACGCCGCCAAGACCATCGACCAGTGCGTCCCCGAGGACCCCATCTGCTCGCCGACCGGCGGCGACAACGGGGCCCACCAGGCATACGCCGCCAACGGTATGACGGCGCAGGCAGCCGGTTTCGCGGCGGACAAGATCGCCGCGTCAATGGCGACGGCCCCGAAGGCGCCTAGCGCATCTTGA
- a CDS encoding acyl-CoA synthetase: protein MALNIADLAEHAIDAVPDRVAFICGDDKITFAELEEKANRFAHYLLDHGVKKDDKVGLYCRNRIEIVIAMLGTIKAGAILVNVNFRYVEGELRYLFENSDMVALVHERQYADRVANVLPETPNVKTILVVEDGTDLDYQRYGGVEFYEAIAESSPERDFGERSEDDIYLLYTGGTTGFPKGVMWRHEDIYRVLFGGTDFATGEFVKDEYDLSRAAAENPPMVRYAIPPMIHGATQSATWMSIFSGQTTVLSPEFDADEVWRTIHEHKVNLLFFTGDAMARPLLDALQAALDDGREYDLSSLFLLASTAALFSTSLKEKLLELLPNRVITDSIGSSETGFGGTSIVAKGEHHNGGPRVTIDHRTVVLDEDGNEVKPGSGVRGVIAKKGNIPVGYYKDEKKTAETFKTYNGVRYAIPGDYAEVEADGSVTMLGRGSVSINSGGEKIYPEEVEAALKGHPDVFDALVVGVPDPRFGNHVAAVVAPRKGARPSLADLDVFVRKEIAGYKVPRSLWIVDEVKRSPAGKPDYKWAKDQTELRPADEVHAKHAGAAS from the coding sequence GTGGCCCTGAACATAGCTGATCTAGCCGAGCACGCCATCGACGCCGTGCCAGACCGCGTCGCCTTCATTTGTGGTGACGACAAAATCACCTTCGCCGAGTTGGAGGAGAAGGCGAACCGCTTCGCGCACTACCTCCTCGACCATGGCGTCAAGAAAGACGACAAGGTCGGGTTGTACTGCCGCAACCGCATCGAGATCGTGATCGCGATGCTGGGCACCATCAAGGCGGGCGCAATCCTGGTCAACGTCAACTTCCGCTACGTCGAGGGCGAACTGCGGTATCTGTTCGAGAACTCCGACATGGTCGCGTTGGTGCACGAACGCCAGTACGCCGACCGGGTCGCCAACGTGCTGCCCGAGACGCCGAACGTCAAGACGATCCTCGTGGTCGAGGACGGTACCGACCTCGACTACCAGCGCTATGGCGGCGTCGAGTTCTACGAGGCCATCGCCGAGAGCTCGCCGGAGCGGGACTTCGGTGAGCGCAGCGAGGACGACATCTACCTGCTCTACACCGGTGGGACCACCGGCTTCCCCAAGGGCGTGATGTGGCGCCACGAGGACATCTACCGGGTTCTGTTCGGCGGCACCGACTTTGCCACCGGCGAGTTCGTCAAGGATGAATACGACCTGTCGCGGGCGGCCGCGGAGAACCCGCCGATGGTGCGCTATGCGATCCCGCCGATGATCCACGGTGCCACCCAGTCGGCGACCTGGATGTCCATCTTCTCGGGCCAAACCACCGTGCTGTCACCGGAATTCGATGCAGACGAAGTCTGGCGCACCATCCACGAGCACAAGGTGAACCTGCTGTTCTTCACCGGTGACGCCATGGCGCGGCCGCTGCTCGATGCGCTGCAGGCCGCCCTGGACGACGGCCGCGAATACGACCTGTCGTCGCTGTTCCTGCTGGCCAGCACCGCGGCGCTGTTCTCCACCAGCCTCAAGGAGAAGCTGCTCGAACTGCTGCCCAACCGGGTCATCACCGACTCGATCGGTTCGTCGGAGACCGGCTTCGGTGGCACCAGCATCGTGGCCAAGGGCGAGCACCACAACGGTGGTCCGCGGGTGACCATCGACCATCGGACCGTCGTGCTCGACGAGGACGGCAACGAGGTCAAGCCCGGATCCGGCGTGCGGGGCGTGATCGCCAAGAAAGGCAACATCCCGGTCGGGTACTACAAGGACGAGAAGAAGACCGCCGAGACGTTCAAGACCTACAACGGCGTGCGCTACGCCATCCCCGGTGACTATGCCGAGGTCGAGGCGGACGGCTCGGTGACGATGCTGGGCCGCGGCTCGGTGTCGATCAACAGCGGTGGCGAGAAGATCTACCCCGAAGAGGTGGAGGCCGCGCTCAAGGGCCATCCGGACGTCTTCGACGCGCTGGTGGTCGGTGTGCCCGACCCGCGCTTCGGCAACCACGTCGCCGCTGTCGTCGCTCCACGCAAGGGAGCTCGCCCCTCGCTGGCCGATCTGGATGTGTTCGTGCGCAAGGAGATTGCCGGTTACAAGGTGCCGCGCAGCCTCTGGATCGTCGACGAGGTGAAGCGCTCACCGGCCGGCAAGCCCGACTACAAGTGGGCCAAGGACCAGACTGAGCTTCGCCCGGCCGACGAGGTGCACGCCAAGCACGCGGGAGCCGCTAGCTGA